A segment of the Cohnella algarum genome:
CGCCGCTACTTTTTGAGAACGCCGACGAGCAGGCAGGCGACGCCCGCGGTCACCCAGATGAAACGGCCCGGGGACAGCTTGTCCGAAATGCCCACCAGCCCGATCGTCGTCGTCGCGACCAGAACGAGCGGCCCGACCAGGGCCAGCATCGAGTTGACGACAAGCGCC
Coding sequences within it:
- a CDS encoding YqhV family protein → MDKTVFGMAILRLLSGSIELTAALVMLKLNDVQKALVVNSMLALVGPLVLVATTTIGLVGISDKLSPGRFIWVTAGVACLLVGVLKK